A single window of Gossypium arboreum isolate Shixiya-1 chromosome 13, ASM2569848v2, whole genome shotgun sequence DNA harbors:
- the LOC108468950 gene encoding uncharacterized protein LOC108468950 codes for MGASKGQKLSGMQRQVLSLYRGFLRAARSKPTEDRRQIESIVSAEFRRNSKQVDRKNFLHIEYLLRRGKKQLDQLKSPDTIGLSSCNVSSSKKNAET; via the coding sequence ATGGGTGCATCCAAAGGGCAAAAACTTTCTGGGATGCAAAGGCAAGTACTTAGTTTATACAGAGGATTTTTGCGAGCAGCTCGTTCGAAGCCTACAGAAGACCGACGCCAGATTGAATCAATTGTCTCGGCTGAGTTCCGTCGGAATTCCAAGCAAGTAGATCGCAAAAATTTCCTCCATATTGAATATTTGCTTCGACGTGGTAAGAAGCAACTTGATCAGTTAAAGAGTCCTGATACAATAGGGTTATCATCTTGCAATGTCAGTTCATCTAAGAAAAATGCTGAAACTTGA
- the LOC108467591 gene encoding uncharacterized protein LOC108467591 produces the protein MRTLLTFRPPSISSCYFPPPPSSSSFLYSCFRPNKRFHLFKTCSSFRQSKKQQSLQKTPSNAPQSLRWFLNPKSDDDEKLKGDGDGDGNNGEMEGDTALKGTLLAGVLLVGVVGGFASVGYVYKDQINAFLNQFSTFIEGYGPAGYALFVAVYAGLEVLAIPAIPLTMSAGLLFGSVIGTILVSISGTVAASIAFLIARYFARERILKLVEGNKKFFAIDKAIGENGFRVVTLLRLSPLLPFSLGNYLYGLTSVKFVPYVLGSWLGMLPGTWAYVSAGAFGRAIIQEESDFGIGGGNGILTLGLGLLVTAIAAAYVTQLAKDAVKDIE, from the exons ATGCGCACCCTCCTTACCTTCAGACCTCCGTCCATTTCTTCTtgttattttcctcctcctccttcttCCAGTTCTTTTCTCTATAGCTGCTTTAGACCCAACAAGCGTTTCCATTTATTCAAGACTTGTTCTTCTTTCAGACAATCTAAGAAGCAGCAGTCCCTTCAGAAGACTCCATCCAATGCTCCACAGAGTCTGAGATGGTTCCTCAACCCTAAAAGTGATGATGACGAGAAGCTCAAAGGGGATGGTGACGGTGATGGTAATAATGGAGAGATGGAAGGCGACACTGCACTTAAAGGTACCCTTTTGGCTGGAGTTTTACTTGTGGGTGTTGTTGGTGGATTTGCTAGTGTCGGATATGTCTACAAGGACCAGATCAATGCTTTCTTGAACCAGTTCTCCACTTTTATTGAAG GTTATGGACCTGCTGGATATGCTTTGTTTGTGGCAGTTTATGCAGGATTGGAA GTCCTTGCTATTCCTGCCATTCCATTGACTATGTCTGCTGGTCTTCTTTTTGGTTCTGTCATTGGCACCATTTTAGTCTCTATCAGTGGAACT GTGGCCGCAAGTATTGCCTTTTTGATTGCTAGATATTTTGCTCGTGAGCGTATACTAAAACTGGTAGAGGGGAACAAAAAGTTCTTTGCAATTGACAAAGCAATTGGAGAAAATGGCTTCAGAGTGGTTACCCTCCTTCGATTGAGCCCTTTGCTCCCGTTTTCACTGGGGAATTATCTCTATGGATTAACATCTGTGAAGTTTGTGCCATATGTTTTGGGAAG TTGGCTCGGGATGCTTCCTGGGACATGGGCTTATGTCAGTGCTGGTGCATTTGGTCGAGCAATTATT CAAGAGGAATCAGATTTTGGGATTGGTGGAGGAAATGGTATATTGACACTTGGACTTGGACTATTGGTCACTGCTATAGCTGCAGCTTATGTAACTCAGCTTGCAAAG GATGCTGTAAAAGATATTGAGTAA